One genomic region from Henningerozyma blattae CBS 6284 chromosome 2, complete genome encodes:
- the RIC1 gene encoding Ric1p (similar to Saccharomyces cerevisiae RIC1 (YLR039C); ancestral locus Anc_2.402), with translation MQIWPISPPQKLRINDRLSKLSKNSVDGNQLIKAVTIPERNVLCMLTPTRVLVYNFKPLALIDCHERSEASIKEFGTNKSIFVSKGLTNTISGLMETNYNKLYTLHNGKIIFYVLTEKNFLLTYQIIRQSNSIITFKELGVPVVNYQELSFNATEHEYLNTNDEDILTVFDKNKSSRIIQNGYAITKESGFLNFLTPTDDINLSELPIKNLVLRLNVILKFDYDISDIIAFKRLSEEDPEKFEESLILLSENNIQVLNLQKFKLKTSKTLPIKNGLFIHLINNSLIVVSGKLTDGKTYLQISYANLNDQKLRSITLDQTTDNLISTIQFDNSLAIIYENQICYFDIERRQITYSWKPPIEIKICNQLTDNALLIISKNNSIYIFSKFGNQIFTSAIDDDDNDPSLPFNFTDFVYLDKSLILTSTTGDYLFWSFWEQAKVSGLNLRSPQTYIMTNNHNDIAIYSPLGDSSANNDIFQITKLPTRTINNFVSIVRINSNMKLLAACISNKEVLAIQNLETNVWIIFNDLHILDMKWLGSTYLLCHIKDAHDIERLRCYRFPLQGLRAENVEDYLFWEYEIPFALKTCGVHVNTLSKYKLLKLKLKNEETETRIKEKIYKTSEIILITTTEIIVFDVVSVLHLSGLNIIKKIHKYLHLNISALGVNPSTIKMITTYMDSFLFYAGDSFYKLFKKYNRPEDNSTSIEKKKPSIIMKKLMDNIETVIDILKDDIHMIRENNFLVMNINTLWNMEKPEITLSIESNLYPISVSPETATVHSLHCIFNTRFCRMTIKHEIYLDKLIRVKLADEHISASDITNEYRTLKHYNFALEKILSYDIIENQPLEKILHLIKMSDYSNAEDISSVTSTHGNMLKIVSNCLRKIESKYWNRLFYSMDMTPRELLALCIENSEVTILGILLLVFLNYNEADITNNVAKDTINEVPEEDEEDSNTHTRETSAEQEESSRSKRVELQTSSSSASVPSSQTSKESGTESVGNILQDEDLLLKVLHLLVTGAANSKDPTKAASSWDMCFQLIRFLRALDEENKTNLVEKALKVLQ, from the coding sequence ATGCAAATATGGCCTATTAGCCCCCCGCAGAAATTAAGGATTAATGATcgtttatcaaaattatcaaaaaattctgTGGATGGAAATCAGCTTATTAAAGCTGTAACAATCCCTGAGAGAAATGTGCTATGCATGCTAACTCCTACAAGAGTTTTAGTTTATAACTTTAAACCTTTAGCATTAATTGATTGCCATGAACGTAGTGAAGCATCCATAAAAGAATTTGGTACcaataaatcaatatttgtatCCAAGGGCTTAACCAATACCATATCTGGTTTAATGGAGactaattataataaattatatacttTGCACAAtggtaaaattatattttatgtattaacagaaaaaaattttctattaacTTACCAAATCATAAGACAATCGAATAGCATTATTACATTTAAAGAACTTGGTGTTCCTGTTGtaaattatcaagaattatcatttaacGCTACAGAacatgaatatttaaatactaatgatgaagatatatTAACTGtgtttgataaaaataagagttctagaattattcaaaatggTTATGCAATTACAAAAGAAAGTGggtttttaaatttcttaacACCAACagatgatattaatttaagTGAACTACCAATAAAAAATCTAGTTCTAAGATTGAATGTTATACTGAAGTTTGACTATGATATCAGTGATATTATTgcatttaaaagattatcTGAAGAGGATcctgaaaaatttgaagaaagtttaatattactatctgaaaataatatccaAGTATTAAACTTgcaaaaatttaaattaaaaacttCAAAAACTTTACCAATTAAAAACggattatttattcatttaattaataattcattaatcgTTGTTTCCGGGAAACTAACAGATGGTAAGACCTACCTTCAAATTTCATATGCCAATTTAAATGACCAAAAATTGAGAAGTATAACTCTTGATCAAACAacagataatttaatatcaacaattcaatttgataattcatTAGCTATTATTTATGAAAACCAGATTTGTTATTTTGATATAGAAAGGAGACAAATTACTTATTCTTGGAAACCTCCAATcgaaattaaaatatgtaACCAATTGACAGACAATGCCTTATTAATAATCTCCAAAAATAACTCAATTTATatcttttctaaatttggtaatcaaatatttacttCAGCcattgatgatgatgataatgatccCTCTCTGCCGTTTAATTTTACTGATTTTGTTTATCTtgataaatcattaattttaacGTCGACCACAGGTGACTATCTATTTTGGTCATTTTGGGAACAGGCTAAAGTATCTGGATTAAACTTACGTTCGCCACAAACATATATAATGACAAACAACCATAATGACATTGCCATATATTCCCCACTCGGTGATTCTTCtgcaaataatgatatatttcaaattacaaaattacCAACAAGAActatcaataattttgtttcaaTAGTGagaattaattcaaatatgaaACTTTTGGCAGCTTGTATTTCCAATAAAGAGGTATTAGCAATCCAGAACCTTGAAACAAATGTATggataatatttaatgatcTCCATATTCTAGATATGAAATGGCTAGGTAGCACATATTTATTATGCCATATTAAAGATGCACATGACATTGAACGTCTAAGATGTTACAGATTTCCATTGCAAGGTTTAAGAGCTGAGAATGTTgaagattatttattttgggAATATGAAATCCCATTTGCATTAAAAACATGTGGCGTTCATGTAAACACTTTAtcaaaatacaaattactaaaattgaaattgaaaaatgaagaaactGAAACAagaataaaagaaaaaatttataaaactagtgaaattattttgataacTACCACAGAGATTATAGTTTTTGATGTTGTATCTGTTTTACATTTAAGTGGATTAAATATCATTAAGAAAATACATAAATACTTACATCTGAATATTTCTGCATTGGGTGTTAACCCAAGTACAATCAAGATGATTACAACTTATATGGATagctttttattttatgcTGGTGATTCCTTttacaaattatttaagaaatataacaGACCAGAAGATAATTCTACatctattgaaaaaaagaagccAAGTATAATcatgaagaaattaatggATAATATAGAAACTGTGATTgacattttaaaagatgataTTCATATGATAAGAGAAAACAATTTCTTAGTGATGAATATTAACACTCTATGGAATATGGAAAAACCAGAAATTACATTGAGTATCGAATCAAATCTTTATCCAATCTCTGTTTCTCCTGAAACAGCCACTGTTCATTCGTTACATTGTATATTTAACACTAGGTTTTGTAGAATGACCATTAAAcatgaaatttatttggaCAAATTAATACGCGTTAAATTAGCAGATGAACATATTTCTGCTAGTGATATTACAAATGAATATAGAACTTTGAAGCATTATAATTTTGCATTAGAAAAGATATTATCTTATGAcattattgaaaatcaGCCtctagaaaaaattttacatttaattaaaatgagTGATTATTCTAATGCAGAGGATATAAGTAGTGTTACCAGTACTCATGGTAACATGTTAAAGATTGTAAGCAATTGTCTAAGAAAGATTGAATCGAAATATTGGAATCGTTTATTCTATAGTATGGACATGACACCAAGAGAATTATTGGCATTGTGCATTGAAAACAGCGAAGTTACAATTCTTGGTATTCTTCTACTGgtctttttaaattataatgaagCCGATATCACAAATAATGTCGCTAAAGATACAATTAATGAAGTCccagaagaagatgaagaggATAGTAATACACATACCCGAGAGACAAGTGCGGAGCAAGAAGAATCATCGCGTTCCAAAAGGGTAGAATTACAAACCAGTTCATCTTCTGCATCAGTGCCATCTTCGCAGACAAGTAAAGAATCAGGAACAGAATCAGTTGGCAATATTTTACAAGACGAAGATCTGCTCTTGAAAGTTTTGCATTTATTAGTAACTGGTGCGGCTAACTCGAAGGATCCTACGAAAGCAGCTAGTTCTTGGGATATGTGTTTCCAATTGATCCGTTTCTTAAGAGCTTTGGATGAGGAGAACAAGACAAATTTGGTAGAGAAGGCTTTAAAAGTCTTACAATAG
- the JLP2 gene encoding Jlp2p (similar to Saccharomyces cerevisiae JLP2 (YMR132C); ancestral locus Anc_2.400), with translation MVYFFTSQPDPSIEPHYIITGKDKFENDLLIKYSFKDLSYIWFHADNYSSGHIYLRLLPNEKSINDVPQEILLDCLQICKSSSIQGNKLPTCNIIITPWTNLRKSGYMKPGEVSFKSTRFLTKKQCFQRDNKLLNRLEKTRIELCNDVEIMLHTAKKEKNTEYIQNYILQNKDQLIEEERQRKRDKKSKKKNQKLADDFQSIDNEDGLL, from the coding sequence AtggtatattttttcacaTCACAGCCAGATCCATCAATTGAACCtcattatattattacagGTAAAgacaaatttgaaaatgatttactaataaaatattcatttaaagatttatctTATATTTGGTTTCATGCtgataattattcaagtggccatatatatttaagattattaccaaatgaaaaatcaatCAATGACGTTCCACAAGAAATACTATTGGATTGCTTACAAATATGTAAATCAAGTTCAATTCAAGGTAATAAGTTACCTACTTgcaatataataattacaCCTTGGACTAATTTGAGGAAAAGTGGCTATATGAAACCAGGTGAAGTTAGTTTTAAATCCACGAgatttttaacaaaaaaacaatgtTTTCAAAGGGATAATAAACTTTTGAACCGTCTAGAAAAGACAAGGATAGAATTATGTAACGATGTGGAAATAATGCTTCATACTGCTAAGAAGGAGAAGAATACAGAATATATCCAAAATTATATCCTGCAGAATAAAGACCAATTAATTGAAGAGGAAAGACAAAGAAAGAGAGATAAAAAAtcgaaaaagaaaaaccaAAAATTAGCAGATGATTTTCAATCAAtagataatgaagatggTTTATTGTAA
- the AFB1 gene encoding Afb1p (similar to Saccharomyces cerevisiae YLR040C; ancestral locus Anc_2.398), which yields MLKYQIIIYLVSALQIVIAQDVTQVARSKAADVDYSLFLEFLNDFNTRFQVYTSYMGQENIKLPQKLADYYNHLAGIPSSIDLKSDIIKTFPFDEFNTFITAFPWYESMLSSVSLTAVKVPADFLTSNEAITSSSSSSSTSVGASISSSTKPQSTYSNFNSTSLKPTTNNISSITSNPYSSSSLTNSSTSLTNTKSKDMGNTINGYSNAAYIVAAAILLI from the coding sequence ATGTTAAAataccaaataataatttatttagttAGCGCGTTACAAATAGTAATTGCACAAGATGTTACACAAGTGGCAAGATCCAAAGCCGCCGACGTGGATTATTCCCTTTTCttggaatttttaaatgattttaatacAAGATTTCAAGTTTATACATCTTACATGGGccaagaaaatataaaattaccCCAAAAATTGGCCGATTATTATAATCATCTAGCAGGTATTCCAAGctcaattgatttaaaatccGACATTATCAAGACCTTCCCATTTGACGAATTTAATACCTTTATCACTGCATTCCCTTGGTATGAATCAATGCTAAGCAGTGTAAGTTTAACTGCGGTTAAAGTTCCTGCTGATTTCCTTACTTCTAATGAAGCCATtacatcatcatcatcatcatcatctacAAGCGTAGGCGCTTCTATATCTTCCTCTACCAAACCTCAAAGTACATATTCCAATTTTAACTCTACTAGCCTAAAACCTACTACCAATAATATATCTTCTATTACATCCAATCCATATTCTTCTAGTTCACTTACGAACTCTTCCACTTCTCTAACAAATACCAAATCAAAAGATATGGGGAATACTATTAACGGGTATTCCAATGCTGCTTACATAGTTGCAGCAGcaattctattaatttaa